Proteins encoded within one genomic window of Micromonospora halotolerans:
- a CDS encoding DUF72 domain-containing protein — MILVGTSGWQYRDWRERFYPAKLPQRLWLEHFADRFATVEVNNAFYRLPERDTFVAWRDRTPDDFCVAVKMSRYLTHIKRLREPAEPVARFLDRATGLGDRLGPVLVQLPPTMRADPAALDATLRLFPGEVRVAVEPRHPTWWTDDTRRVLERHRAALVWADRLSRPITPLWRTTDFGYLRLHEGRARPWPRYGRAALATWVRRLATAFPGGEPAYVYFNNDPGGAAIVDAVAFAGLARRAGLPVTRTPPARPAGAAERAGNGPGQGIM; from the coding sequence ATGATCCTGGTCGGCACGTCGGGCTGGCAGTACCGGGACTGGCGGGAGCGCTTCTACCCGGCGAAGCTGCCGCAGCGGCTCTGGCTGGAGCACTTCGCCGACCGGTTCGCCACGGTCGAGGTCAACAACGCCTTCTACCGGCTGCCCGAGCGGGACACGTTCGTGGCCTGGCGGGACCGCACACCCGACGACTTCTGCGTGGCGGTGAAGATGAGCCGCTACCTCACCCACATCAAGCGGCTGCGGGAACCGGCCGAGCCGGTGGCCCGGTTCCTGGACCGGGCGACCGGGCTGGGCGACCGGCTGGGGCCCGTGCTGGTGCAGCTCCCGCCCACCATGCGCGCCGACCCGGCGGCCCTGGACGCCACCCTGCGGCTGTTCCCCGGCGAGGTGCGGGTGGCCGTCGAGCCCCGGCACCCGACCTGGTGGACCGACGACACCCGGCGGGTCCTGGAGCGCCACCGGGCGGCGCTCGTCTGGGCCGATCGGCTCAGCCGCCCGATCACGCCGCTGTGGCGCACCACCGACTTCGGCTACCTGCGGTTGCACGAGGGCCGGGCCCGGCCATGGCCCCGCTACGGCCGCGCCGCGCTGGCCACCTGGGTGCGCCGGCTGGCCACCGCCTTCCCGGGCGGCGAGCCGGCGTACGTCTACTTCAACAACGACCCGGGCGGCGCGGCCATCGTCGACGCGGTGGCGTTCGCCGGGCTGGCCCGGCGGGCCGGGCTGCCGGTCACCCGGACGCCGCCGGCCCGCCCCGCCGGTGCGGCGGAGCGGGCCGGGAACGGGCCCGGTCAGGGAATCATGTGA
- a CDS encoding DUF2267 domain-containing protein yields MAEQLISAFESSLDKTNVILKEIESAYGWPKAQRNQSYAALRTVLHLLRDRMPVQESAEFAQQLPVLVRGIYFDGWQPENVPIKLNRDDFLYEVRQGFPYDVEGGPQRVVQVVLDTLRRHVTQGEWEDVKATMPKDLGHMIP; encoded by the coding sequence ATGGCTGAGCAGTTGATTTCCGCGTTCGAGTCCTCGCTCGACAAGACGAACGTGATCCTCAAGGAGATCGAGTCGGCGTACGGCTGGCCGAAGGCACAGCGCAACCAGTCCTACGCGGCGCTGCGCACGGTGCTGCACCTGCTGCGGGACCGGATGCCGGTGCAGGAGAGCGCCGAGTTCGCCCAGCAGCTGCCGGTGCTGGTGCGCGGCATCTACTTCGACGGCTGGCAGCCGGAGAACGTGCCGATCAAGCTGAACCGCGACGACTTCCTCTACGAGGTCCGGCAGGGCTTCCCGTACGACGTGGAGGGCGGCCCGCAGCGGGTGGTGCAGGTGGTGCTGGACACCCTGCGCCGGCACGTGACGCAGGGCGAGTGGGAGGACGTGAAGGCCACCATGCCGAAGGACCTCGGTCACATGATTCCCTGA
- a CDS encoding DUF72 domain-containing protein: protein MGDIKVGTASWTDRTLLDSGWYPANADTPEKRLSYYARQFPLVEVDATYYSPPAERTAQLWVDRTPPGFTFNIKAFSLLTGHPTRVSALYKDLRPETEKKNLYPDDLPPQAYEEVWTRFLSALDPLVEAGKLGAILFQFPPWFTIKRDNKQYLLEVTRRCAPLRPVFEFRHASWFDGDNAEETLGFLREHRLPFVSVDMPQGHRSSVPPVLAATAELAVVRFHGHSDKWTSKDIHEKFGYDYSDRELRDWAPKLRELAGEAERTHVLMNNCYRDYAQRNATTLAGLLDAG, encoded by the coding sequence ATGGGTGACATCAAGGTGGGCACCGCCTCCTGGACCGACCGGACCCTGCTCGACTCCGGCTGGTACCCGGCGAACGCCGACACGCCGGAGAAGCGGCTGTCCTACTACGCGCGGCAGTTCCCGCTGGTCGAGGTGGACGCCACCTACTACTCGCCGCCCGCCGAGCGGACCGCGCAGCTGTGGGTGGACCGCACCCCGCCCGGCTTCACCTTCAACATCAAGGCGTTCAGCCTGCTGACCGGGCACCCGACCCGGGTCTCCGCGCTCTACAAGGACCTGCGCCCGGAGACGGAGAAGAAGAACCTCTACCCGGACGACCTGCCGCCGCAGGCGTACGAGGAGGTGTGGACCCGGTTCCTGTCCGCCCTGGACCCGCTGGTCGAGGCCGGCAAGCTGGGCGCCATCCTGTTCCAGTTCCCGCCCTGGTTCACCATCAAGCGGGACAACAAGCAGTACCTGCTCGAGGTGACCCGGCGGTGCGCGCCGCTGCGCCCGGTCTTCGAGTTCCGGCACGCCTCCTGGTTCGACGGCGACAACGCCGAGGAGACGCTCGGCTTCCTGCGCGAGCACCGGCTGCCGTTCGTCTCCGTGGACATGCCGCAGGGGCACAGGTCGTCCGTACCGCCGGTGCTGGCGGCCACCGCGGAGCTCGCGGTGGTGCGCTTCCACGGGCACAGCGACAAGTGGACCAGCAAGGACATCCACGAGAAGTTCGGCTACGACTACTCCGACCGGGAGCTGCGCGACTGGGCGCCGAAGCTGCGCGAGCTGGCCGGCGAGGCCGAGCGCACCCACGTGCTCATGAACAACTGCTACCGCGACTACGCCCAGCGCAACGCCACCACCCTCGCGGGCCTGCTCGACGCCGGCTGA
- a CDS encoding TraR/DksA family transcriptional regulator, with the protein MLVHDTTATGRSQAEVDQIRQSLTSRYDELTAEYEQAVLQSQVLRLVEVGDTAGDDQADSGTKTAERDTAQSLLRTILDRRAQFEHALTRLDEGTYGFCEGCSAPIPVERLEIFPSATSCVSCKQTRERRAA; encoded by the coding sequence ATGCTCGTCCACGACACGACAGCCACGGGCCGCTCCCAGGCGGAGGTCGACCAGATCCGGCAGTCCCTGACGTCGCGGTACGACGAGCTGACCGCGGAGTACGAGCAGGCCGTGCTGCAGAGCCAGGTGCTCCGGCTGGTCGAGGTCGGCGACACCGCCGGCGACGACCAGGCCGACAGCGGGACCAAGACCGCCGAGCGGGACACCGCCCAGTCCCTGCTGCGCACCATCCTCGACCGGCGCGCCCAGTTCGAGCACGCGCTCACCCGCCTCGACGAGGGCACGTACGGCTTCTGCGAAGGCTGCTCGGCGCCGATCCCGGTGGAGCGGCTGGAGATCTTCCCGTCCGCCACCTCCTGCGTGTCCTGCAAGCAGACCCGGGAGCGGCGGGCGGCCTGA
- a CDS encoding uridine kinase, with the protein MRVRPITPELLVAELADRLAGAAVPGRLRVAVDGPPAAEPDALAAALVDPLRAAGRPVLHVRAADFLRPASVRLEHGRTNPDAYYEGWVDEAGLRREVLDPAGPDGSGRLLPSLWDAAADRASRAPYVDLPPGGVVLVSGALLLGGGLPFDVAVHLVLSPAALDRRTDPELRWTLPAFARYADEVAPASFADVVVRADDPRHPALVEAG; encoded by the coding sequence ATGCGCGTCCGCCCCATCACGCCCGAGCTGCTCGTCGCCGAGCTGGCCGACCGGCTCGCCGGCGCCGCCGTGCCCGGCCGGCTGCGGGTGGCCGTGGACGGGCCGCCGGCCGCCGAGCCGGACGCCCTGGCCGCGGCCCTGGTGGACCCGCTGCGCGCCGCCGGCCGCCCGGTCCTGCACGTGCGGGCCGCCGACTTCCTCCGGCCCGCCTCGGTCCGCCTGGAACACGGCCGGACCAACCCGGACGCCTACTACGAGGGGTGGGTCGACGAGGCCGGCCTGCGTCGGGAGGTCCTCGACCCGGCCGGGCCGGACGGGTCGGGCCGGCTGCTCCCGTCGCTCTGGGACGCCGCCGCCGACCGGGCCAGCCGCGCCCCGTACGTCGACCTGCCGCCCGGCGGGGTGGTCCTGGTGAGCGGCGCGCTGCTGCTCGGCGGCGGCCTGCCGTTCGACGTCGCCGTCCACCTGGTGCTCTCCCCGGCGGCGCTGGACCGGCGGACCGACCCCGAGCTGCGCTGGACCCTCCCGGCGTTCGCCCGGTACGCCGACGAGGTCGCCCCGGCGTCCTTCGCCGACGTGGTGGTCCGCGCCGACGACCCGCGGCACCCCGCCCTCGTCGAGGCCGGCTGA
- a CDS encoding winged helix-turn-helix domain-containing protein, translating to MSVSPASSRAGWHTSQPAVPGRPPGGQRRPANTSAPMLTVTLNIPLACEESLTPAARRLLDAARELLERGDAVISTGTAPAERRPDPVPGNRAPGRPLAPTIPTLHILAASRSVLRDGEPLPLTRLEFDLLLHLVAHPRRVFTRLQLLNAVWGYEHAGVRTVDVHVRRLRGKVGVDVPLVTTVYGVGYRLADDARVTIDRTG from the coding sequence ATGTCGGTCAGCCCCGCCTCGTCGCGCGCCGGATGGCATACGTCCCAACCCGCGGTCCCGGGTCGTCCCCCCGGCGGCCAGCGCCGGCCCGCCAACACCTCGGCGCCCATGCTCACGGTCACCTTGAACATTCCGCTGGCCTGCGAGGAGTCGCTCACCCCGGCCGCCCGCCGGCTGCTCGACGCGGCCCGTGAGCTGCTTGAACGCGGCGACGCGGTGATCAGCACCGGCACCGCCCCGGCGGAACGCCGCCCGGACCCGGTGCCGGGCAACCGCGCCCCGGGGCGCCCGCTCGCGCCGACCATCCCGACCCTGCACATCCTGGCCGCCTCCCGGTCCGTGCTCCGCGACGGCGAGCCGCTGCCGCTGACCCGGCTGGAGTTCGACCTGCTGCTGCACCTCGTCGCCCACCCCCGCCGGGTGTTCACCCGCCTGCAACTTCTCAACGCCGTCTGGGGCTACGAGCACGCCGGCGTCCGCACCGTCGACGTGCACGTGCGCCGCCTGCGCGGCAAGGTCGGGGTGGACGTCCCGCTGGTCACCACCGTCTACGGCGTCGGCTACCGGCTCGCCGACGACGCCCGGGTCACCATCGACCGCACCGGCTGA
- a CDS encoding winged helix-turn-helix domain-containing protein: MSVVAISSRPARPGRPDRVAPHRPRTTPTLTITLDLGAGALTPGLARLVDVLDELAASGEGLLRPEEHQAARAVLDLRRATAPPEPPALPAGAEEPGTVRILTGTRRIRHDGVEVTLTRIEYDLLLFLAEHPRRVFTRRQLLANVWGYEHAVARTADVHVRRLRAKLGVDTPLVTTVYGIGYRLADEARIVVDRER, encoded by the coding sequence ATGTCCGTCGTCGCCATCTCCTCCCGTCCGGCCCGACCGGGCCGCCCCGACCGCGTCGCGCCGCACCGGCCGCGTACCACCCCGACCCTGACCATCACCCTCGACCTGGGCGCCGGCGCGCTGACGCCCGGCCTGGCGCGGCTGGTCGACGTGCTGGACGAGCTCGCCGCCTCCGGCGAGGGACTGCTCCGGCCCGAGGAGCACCAGGCCGCCCGCGCGGTGCTCGACCTGCGCCGCGCCACCGCGCCGCCGGAGCCGCCCGCGCTGCCCGCCGGTGCCGAGGAACCCGGCACGGTACGCATCCTCACCGGCACCCGCCGGATCCGCCACGACGGCGTGGAGGTCACCCTCACCCGGATCGAGTACGACCTGCTGCTCTTCCTCGCCGAACATCCCCGGCGGGTGTTCACCCGGCGGCAACTTCTCGCCAACGTCTGGGGCTACGAACACGCGGTGGCCCGCACCGCCGACGTCCACGTGCGCCGGCTGCGCGCCAAGCTCGGCGTCGACACACCGCTGGTGACCACCGTGTACGGCATCGGCTACCGGCTGGCCGACGAGGCCCGGATCGTGGTGGACCGCGAGCGCTGA
- a CDS encoding rhodanese-like domain-containing protein: MAHTPTRTGSCPVPPPGSRSIDEILAAARARLRRLDPEQAHLAVRGGALLVDIRPAGQRAAHGTVPGALAVERNVLEWRFDPRCAARLPQAVGYDVPVIVLCQEGCTSSLAAAALQDLGLHQATDVAGGFAAWRIAGLPTLGPTPPLRPSPAAPPVTAGRAPR, translated from the coding sequence ATGGCGCACACCCCCACCCGCACCGGGAGCTGTCCGGTCCCACCGCCCGGCTCCCGGAGCATCGACGAGATCCTCGCCGCCGCCCGCGCGCGGCTGCGCCGGCTCGACCCCGAGCAGGCCCACCTGGCGGTCCGCGGCGGGGCCCTGCTCGTGGACATCCGGCCCGCCGGCCAGCGTGCCGCGCACGGCACCGTGCCGGGCGCCCTCGCCGTCGAGCGCAACGTCCTGGAATGGCGCTTCGACCCGCGCTGCGCGGCCCGCCTGCCGCAGGCCGTCGGCTACGACGTGCCGGTGATCGTCCTCTGCCAGGAGGGCTGCACCTCCTCGCTGGCCGCCGCCGCCCTCCAGGACCTCGGCCTGCACCAGGCCACCGACGTGGCGGGCGGCTTCGCCGCCTGGCGCATCGCCGGCCTGCCCACCCTCGGCCCCACCCCGCCGCTCCGACCCTCGCCCGCCGCGCCCCCGGTGACCGCCGGCCGGGCGCCCCGCTGA
- a CDS encoding cysteine dioxygenase, whose amino-acid sequence MTSPDPSDLLAVTARWADPTGWPVALRFDRAERWYARLAAGAEHEVWALSWLPGQGTDLHDHGGSSGAFLVVAGTLTEETVGGGRLRPRQLAAGAGRRFGPRHVHVVGNRSDQPAVSVHVYRPALRRMTRYHLDAGRLRVAEVAEAGVAW is encoded by the coding sequence ATGACCAGCCCCGACCCGTCCGACCTGCTCGCCGTCACCGCCCGCTGGGCCGACCCGACCGGCTGGCCGGTGGCGCTGCGCTTCGACCGCGCCGAGCGGTGGTACGCGCGACTGGCCGCCGGCGCCGAGCACGAGGTGTGGGCGTTGAGCTGGCTGCCCGGGCAGGGCACCGACCTGCACGACCACGGCGGTTCCTCGGGCGCCTTCCTGGTCGTCGCCGGCACCCTCACCGAGGAGACCGTCGGCGGGGGCCGGCTGCGCCCGCGCCAGCTCGCCGCCGGCGCCGGCCGCCGCTTCGGCCCCCGGCACGTCCACGTGGTCGGCAACCGGAGCGACCAGCCGGCGGTCAGCGTGCACGTCTACCGGCCCGCGCTGCGCCGGATGACCCGCTACCACCTCGACGCCGGGCGGCTCCGGGTCGCCGAGGTGGCCGAGGCCGGGGTCGCCTGGTGA
- a CDS encoding signal peptidase I yields the protein MDERVYVGNAAVDGAADAGWLLGHFKPPGDVRHSTEVEVKWGVHPAGETRSRWATGERRTALLVLISGAFRIELPDRTVVLRAPGDYVVWGRGVDHSWYAERESVVLTVRWPSVAGYRVGPPVLR from the coding sequence ATGGACGAGCGGGTGTACGTCGGCAACGCGGCGGTGGACGGGGCGGCCGACGCGGGCTGGCTGCTGGGTCACTTCAAGCCGCCCGGCGACGTCCGGCACAGCACCGAGGTCGAGGTGAAGTGGGGTGTGCACCCGGCGGGGGAGACCCGCTCGCGGTGGGCCACCGGCGAGCGGCGCACGGCCCTGCTGGTGCTGATCAGCGGGGCGTTCCGGATCGAGCTGCCGGATCGCACCGTCGTGCTGCGCGCGCCCGGCGACTACGTGGTCTGGGGCCGGGGCGTGGACCACTCCTGGTACGCCGAGCGTGAGTCGGTGGTGCTCACCGTGCGTTGGCCGTCGGTCGCCGGCTACCGGGTCGGCCCGCCCGTCCTTCGCTGA
- a CDS encoding ankyrin repeat domain-containing protein has translation MPQDLDAETLAFAHRMFDLARAGATDELAANVDAGLPVNLTNDKGDTLLILAAYHARPETVGALLARGADPARTNDRGQTALAAAVFRRNAEAVRALLDAGADPEHGDPSAVETARFFDLPEMLTLLGRD, from the coding sequence ATGCCCCAGGACCTCGACGCCGAGACGCTCGCCTTCGCCCACCGGATGTTCGACCTGGCCCGCGCCGGGGCGACCGACGAGCTGGCGGCGAACGTGGACGCCGGGCTGCCGGTCAACCTGACCAACGACAAGGGCGACACGCTGCTCATCCTGGCCGCGTACCACGCCCGTCCGGAGACCGTGGGCGCGCTGCTCGCCCGCGGCGCCGACCCCGCCCGGACCAACGACCGGGGGCAGACCGCGCTCGCCGCAGCGGTGTTCCGTCGCAACGCCGAGGCGGTCCGGGCGCTGCTCGACGCCGGCGCCGACCCCGAGCACGGCGACCCGTCGGCGGTCGAGACGGCCCGCTTCTTCGACCTTCCCGAGATGCTCACCCTCCTCGGCCGGGACTGA
- a CDS encoding DUF3500 domain-containing protein: MRAAAGALLAALDEPARQRARHDFDDEPARRWLEYRPRPRPGTSLADLDVTARKAAHRLLATALSPAAYAQAMAVVALEEVLDRAEGWRRGRHSGDYWVAVFGDPGRDDRWAWRFEGHHLSVSMTVVNDQVSPAPIFLGANPATVRHAGRPVSRPLGPEEDLARELLDALGPTGRAAAVVTDEAPADIISATRATAPGRLDPLGVPRGRLAPSGRALLDRLVALYLDRLPPELATREVRRLAGGELHFAWAGPVGPGQRHYYRIQGDDLLIEYDNTTEDGNHAHTVLRRPASDFGADVLADHHSAAH, translated from the coding sequence ATGCGCGCGGCGGCCGGCGCGCTGCTGGCGGCGCTCGACGAGCCGGCCCGGCAGCGGGCCCGGCACGACTTCGACGACGAGCCGGCCCGCCGGTGGCTGGAGTACCGGCCCCGGCCCCGCCCCGGCACCAGCCTCGCCGACCTGGACGTGACGGCCCGCAAGGCCGCCCACCGGCTGCTCGCCACCGCGCTCAGCCCCGCCGCGTACGCCCAGGCCATGGCCGTGGTGGCGCTCGAGGAGGTGCTCGACCGGGCGGAAGGCTGGCGGCGCGGCCGGCACAGCGGCGACTACTGGGTGGCCGTCTTCGGCGATCCCGGGCGCGACGACCGGTGGGCCTGGCGGTTCGAGGGGCACCACCTGTCGGTCAGCATGACCGTGGTCAACGACCAGGTCTCCCCCGCCCCGATCTTCCTGGGCGCCAACCCGGCCACCGTCCGGCATGCCGGCCGGCCGGTCTCCCGGCCGCTCGGGCCGGAGGAGGACCTGGCCCGGGAGCTGCTCGACGCGCTCGGGCCGACCGGCCGGGCCGCCGCGGTCGTCACCGACGAGGCGCCGGCCGACATCATCAGCGCCACCCGGGCCACGGCGCCCGGGCGGCTCGACCCGCTCGGCGTGCCCCGCGGCCGGCTCGCCCCGTCCGGCCGGGCGCTGCTCGACCGGCTCGTCGCGCTCTACCTCGACCGGCTCCCGCCGGAGCTGGCCACCCGCGAGGTGCGCCGGCTCGCCGGCGGCGAGCTGCACTTCGCCTGGGCCGGCCCGGTCGGCCCGGGTCAGCGGCACTACTACCGGATCCAGGGCGACGACCTGCTGATCGAGTACGACAACACCACCGAGGACGGCAACCACGCGCACACCGTGCTGCGCCGCCCGGCCAGCGACTTCGGCGCCGACGTGCTGGCCGACCACCACTCCGCCGCGCACTGA
- a CDS encoding class I SAM-dependent methyltransferase, which translates to MDTERDADDLIAEGAAAPVEGWDFSWLAGRATEERPPWGYARLVGARMATARAALDIDTGGGEVLAEVPAPPPLLVATEAWPPNVPVARHILRRVGATVVQVADRPPLPFRDATFDLVVSRHPVDTWWDEVARVLRPGGSYLSQQIGAGTVRELSEAILGPLPPPEHRHPEQAVAAAEAAGLTVVDLRTATLRTVFHDIGAVVWFLRKVVWTVPGFTVDRYRAELRRLHERIRAEGPFVAHARRFLIEARRP; encoded by the coding sequence GTGGACACCGAACGGGACGCCGACGACCTGATCGCCGAGGGAGCCGCCGCGCCGGTCGAGGGCTGGGACTTCTCCTGGCTGGCCGGGCGGGCCACCGAGGAACGCCCGCCCTGGGGGTACGCCCGCCTGGTCGGGGCCCGGATGGCCACCGCGCGTGCCGCCCTGGACATCGACACCGGCGGGGGAGAGGTGCTGGCCGAGGTCCCCGCGCCGCCGCCGCTGCTGGTCGCCACCGAGGCGTGGCCGCCGAACGTGCCGGTCGCCCGGCACATCCTGCGCCGGGTCGGGGCGACCGTGGTCCAGGTCGCCGACCGGCCGCCACTGCCGTTCCGCGACGCCACGTTCGACCTCGTCGTGAGCCGGCACCCGGTCGACACCTGGTGGGACGAGGTCGCCCGGGTGCTGCGCCCCGGCGGCAGCTACCTGTCCCAGCAGATCGGCGCCGGCACGGTCCGTGAGCTGAGCGAGGCGATCCTCGGGCCGCTGCCGCCGCCGGAGCACCGCCACCCCGAGCAGGCGGTCGCCGCGGCGGAGGCCGCCGGACTGACCGTGGTGGACCTGCGCACGGCGACCCTGCGGACCGTCTTCCACGACATCGGCGCGGTGGTCTGGTTCCTGCGCAAGGTGGTCTGGACGGTGCCCGGCTTCACCGTCGACCGGTACCGCGCCGAGCTGCGCCGCCTGCACGAGCGCATCCGGGCCGAGGGCCCGTTCGTGGCGCATGCCCGGCGCTTCCTCATCGAGGCCCGCCGACCCTGA
- a CDS encoding DUF2231 domain-containing protein — MESRLRVQGNPIQPMLVTFPFGLFVSAAVFDLADVAGGPAFLGEVGYWTAVAALVAAALTTVAGMVDLWDVRADRTRRTAITFNLVNAAMAALFLLTCLIRAQAPQRGANGVEVAVELLALAVGSVGVWLGSRLMRQFDRRRAAEPAGFEALRDIPGATVEIIRPKA; from the coding sequence ATGGAGAGCCGGCTGCGGGTGCAGGGCAACCCGATCCAACCGATGCTGGTGACGTTCCCCTTCGGGCTCTTCGTCAGCGCCGCGGTCTTCGACCTCGCCGACGTCGCCGGCGGCCCGGCCTTCCTCGGCGAGGTGGGCTACTGGACGGCCGTCGCCGCCCTGGTGGCCGCCGCGCTCACGACGGTCGCCGGGATGGTCGACCTGTGGGACGTGCGGGCCGACCGGACCCGGCGGACCGCCATCACGTTCAACCTGGTCAACGCCGCGATGGCGGCGCTGTTCCTGCTGACCTGCCTGATCCGGGCCCAGGCGCCGCAGCGCGGCGCGAACGGCGTCGAGGTGGCCGTCGAGCTGCTCGCGCTGGCCGTGGGCTCGGTGGGGGTGTGGCTGGGCTCCCGGCTGATGCGCCAGTTCGACCGGCGCCGGGCCGCGGAGCCGGCCGGCTTCGAGGCGCTGCGGGACATCCCCGGCGCCACCGTGGAGATCATCCGCCCGAAGGCCTGA
- a CDS encoding GAF and ANTAR domain-containing protein, whose translation MNLDTRDPMTDTLGVLETAALLRELTAGLIAVTDFDEALDRLVRIARDAVPGVDCCGFTALRAGEPAGVAASDPERAELDDLRHGPDTPALTAIRRREMITAADLAGESRWPAWAERARGLGVHGVIAAPVDVDEQVIGAINLYAESAGALTPRHQLTAMLLAEHAGLLLAATRDRERLAARADQLDAAALADGVVGQAVGVIMTQRGCAAPEALDVLRSAASSLDIPLREVAERLLLTVSRPQDN comes from the coding sequence GTGAACCTCGACACGCGGGACCCCATGACCGACACGCTCGGGGTGCTGGAGACCGCCGCGCTGCTGCGGGAGCTGACCGCCGGCCTCATCGCGGTCACCGACTTCGACGAGGCGCTCGACCGGCTGGTCCGGATCGCCCGGGACGCCGTACCCGGGGTGGACTGCTGCGGATTCACCGCGCTGCGCGCCGGTGAGCCCGCCGGGGTGGCCGCCTCCGACCCGGAGCGGGCCGAGCTGGACGACCTGCGGCACGGCCCGGACACGCCGGCCCTGACCGCCATCCGGCGGCGCGAGATGATCACCGCGGCCGACCTGGCCGGCGAGTCGCGCTGGCCGGCCTGGGCGGAGCGGGCCCGCGGGCTGGGCGTGCACGGGGTCATCGCCGCGCCGGTGGACGTGGACGAGCAGGTGATCGGCGCGATCAACCTCTACGCCGAGTCGGCCGGCGCGCTCACCCCCCGGCACCAGCTCACCGCCATGCTCCTCGCCGAGCACGCCGGGCTGCTGCTGGCCGCCACCCGGGACCGGGAGCGGCTGGCCGCCCGGGCCGACCAGCTCGACGCCGCGGCCCTGGCGGACGGGGTCGTCGGGCAGGCCGTCGGCGTGATCATGACGCAGCGCGGCTGCGCCGCACCGGAGGCGCTGGACGTCCTCCGCAGCGCCGCGTCCTCGTTGGACATACCGCTGCGTGAGGTGGCCGAGCGGCTCCTGCTCACCGTCTCCCGACCCCAGGACAACTGA